A window of Centropristis striata isolate RG_2023a ecotype Rhode Island chromosome 13, C.striata_1.0, whole genome shotgun sequence genomic DNA:
cccgaAATTGATACATAGTACAGTGTAGTGTGAAAAAAAACTCCTCATTCTTCATGTTTACAGCACAATTTGTTCTGCTCAcacgcctctctctctctctaattcACCTCTCTGTTACTAAAGAAGGCAGCACTAACCCCTCCAGGGTCGATCCTCCTTGGATGGCACCGCCACCGTCCAACAGCCCGCCTCCACCATGGGAGCCCCCATCCGACCCCTGGGATGGTAACCTTAACGCTACAGGTGGAGAATGGGCTTTCACTTCTGACCCAGGTGATACATGCACCCATACACCTCACCCAAATATAAACAGAAGAAGCCACATTGATATTTGAAATAATACATTGTATTTTGCAATGTCTATAGCCTCCTCAGGGGTTGATCCATTCTCAGCACTCAAGGGAGCAGCAAGGGAAGCGTCTCCACGAGCTGGAAGCCCCTCAGGTAAACAGTACATTTCTACTACTCttctattcatttttatatctatccCACACACTTAAAATGTCAGAACTCGCTCTTTTTCTGCTCTTAGATGGGGATCTGTTTGATGAGGCGATGGATGGAGGTAAAATGAATGTAAACGGGCGAGAGGAGGACAGTCCTGAGCTATTTGACCTGTCACGTCTCGGAGAAAGCCTGGCTGCTCCCAGCCCGCGTAAGTGCCGGACACCTGAGGCGTTCCTGGACCCAACAGCAGCTTCCTTGGTAAACCTGGACAGCTTGATCCCACCGAATCCTCCAGCCAAGATCCTGAACCCTTTCTTATCAGGTATTATTGGCTTCAGATgcaacatttgttttatttccgAGCAAAAGATGAGGAAAGTAAGTGCTTCGATAGCTGCAACTCTACATTTAAACcaacaataatgttttttttttgttttatttgtgtctagGCCTCAGTGCTCCTTCACCCAACAATCCATTCCAATCTGAGCAGCCCAAACTAACTCTGAATCAAATgggctccagctccagctcttCGGCTCTCCAGGGCACTTCTCTTCCATACAGTGCCTCGTTGCCTCTGCCTATGAGCCACCAGCCTGCCAGCCTCCCTATTTCACATACTCACCCCACCCAGCCTGGTATGGGCCTGCCCGTGGCCCTCCCTGAGCCCTTGTTGCCCTTTTCCTCAGCCAGCACCGATGGCTCACAGGCTGCACAGAACAGTCAGAACCCTTTCTTATGAAGACCAACTAAACTGGAAGACAAAAATATCTTTGAAAAAAGGGGAATGCCATTAGGTTATGCTCTTGAAATTAAACTCTAACCGCAGACTGAACTTCAGCCCCAAGGAATTGTATGAAAAGCCTATTCTTAgctgtttttatattgtgttaTAATACAGTAACCCTTAGATTGATGCAAGCTGGTTCTGCTTTTCACTGCAACAATCTGTCCTGCTACTTTTGTCATGGATGCGGTAACAGGGACACCTTTGTATCAGAAACCATTAGTGTCACATAAATCTACTTTAAAGCTGGAGTCAGTGATCCTAGAGAAAGATTATTGATATTTGAATATACCCCTCCACCAGTGCTTCTTTGTTACAGACACTCTCACTCCCACTGCCTTTCTCTCGAACATCCTTGGTCTTTCCCCTGTCCTGTGCACAACCATTAGCACAGCAGTTGCTGTTTGTGTGGCTCGACCTGagcctatttctttttttcctgattaCAGAGCCAAACTATGTATGAACTATTGATTTCTAATAGAAGTGGATATGCCTCAGCCTTGCACCCAACTCTTTCCAGTATCCACTCATGGTGTCCCAAAAAGCATCTTTACCCCATAAACCCCAATAGTAAGAGACACCTGTAAAACTGTTAAAAGAACACCTCAAATGGCAGACAATGTCAATTGAGTCTTTCTATTATGATTCCTTTGTTTTATCCATTGAGGGTGTATACTTGTAAACTTTTCtaagcagaaaaaaagtgacttAAAAACCTGTGACATCATCATAATGTGAAATCTTTGACCTGATTCAATCAATTGTCATTTGATTGAAAAGGGTGCCATCATTGGGTACAGTATTCAGTTCTTATAGTACATACATAGTATGAACATTAGATTTttgtcagcacacacacagaaccacaATTAGTTAGCTCATTGAGCTATTTAGGgaatctgacaaaaaaaaaaggataagaaTCGCTGACTCCACCTTTAAGGATGTATCCTGTAGAGTGCTGCAGggatgatgtatttatgtaggTAGCATTGCCTTGGTTTACTCGATAAAAAGCCACTAGGATATTTTTCCATAGACTATCTTCAACATCACCTCCACTCACTGCTATTGTTTggtgtgatgatgtttaatgtaCCTAACAATatctgtagtctcatttagcagCCTGTAAACAACGGACTTTTCTTGAGACatgtaaaaacttcaaaattaaTTTACTTAGGTATTTTATGCTGTAAAAAAGACCTcctttcaggcatctaaccaataAAAAACCCACTGACTTTGAGGTGAGGGAACTGGAAATGCAAAAGTGCATTTCTGCATTTTACAAATCATTCCTGCAGCACTCATTGCAAACTgaattcataaaaagaaaacacacacagaagcacagTTTGATAATATTTTCTTGTCACTTCACATACATTTACCAGGCAAATGTATTACTGCTTTTCAAGTAGGCAACAAGCCTCCTACTCACTCAACTGCTTTTGTGATTGGCTTAACTGGCTTCTGCTGCTGTcatatacaaacatacaaaatagaTTTCTGAAACGAGATGCATTAGAGACCTGTCCTGTTCTTGAAATGTTGCTGCATCGACACTTTGTGGAGCTTCTGTTGGGCCAGAACTGATAAGAAACATCAGTGTGTACATGATTTTACTAAAGTGAAATGAAATGCTGGGGTTAACTGAATGAAATTATAGTAACGGAGGACTGGAATTGCTTCAGAATTTACTATAAGCAAGGCAACATTAGAAAATGTATGAATCCTGATTTATTCATTGCTTGTGAACCACTGACTCATCAAATATAAGGGTATAATTGGAAAACTGCTACATTCAgttgatttttattgttttaaatgttcCCATTTCCTGCATTATCAATACATGTCATATGAAATCATCAGAACTCAGACACACACCCAGTTCAACAGTATTTGATATGCACTTTATGCCCCCTGCTGGTAGTGACGTATCACTACTCTGCTGCATCATGTAGAGTAATCTCAGCTCCTCTAACATGTGTTCCTTACACGTAACTAGTAATTAAAACTGTGCAAAAGCTTATTTTGTTTCAGTATTAAGCCAGTTCTTAGAGTAACATGACAATCACACACAGTCAGCCATGAGTTTCAGCAGTTCACTGTTTACCTGTGCAGAATTTTAGTGAGTAAAAGTGACCAGTACAAAAATTGTTAACTGAAGGTAAGTAGTGCTGATTTAACAGAAGTTAAACCATACAAGCATTCCACGTGGCCATGATATCACTAATGTATGTCTTTCCCCATTCACTCTCATAACCAGGGAccatatttatatagcaccaaGGATACAGCAACAGTATTTTAGTGTGTCCAACACTAAACACATCATTGAGTCCTCTTAAAAGCTGTGTGTAACCAGACTCACACAGAGGATACTGACATGTCTTGCCATTCAAAGTCCTTTGAGAGTTGCATGACTGTATAAGGAACAAATGTATGATAGTTCACTTGACTATGATGGACTCCAGCCAGTTCAGCACCTCTTGAAGTCCCTCTCCAGATCGGGCGCTGAGTTCCAgtgttctgattggctgagtaGCAGATGCAATTATGTCATCCAATCTAAACAGCGATTTCATTTCTATGAGACTCATAGTGCAAGGCATGTCCCTGGAGAacagtggaaataaaaataagaacaaacacAACAGCATGAATAGCTTTCACCAAGAGACAGAATTATGATTTGGACACATGTTGAGTTGAATGATATGACATTTTGCAGGTATGGCAAGTGAATGTATATGCGAGTGTCACCTCTTGTTGAACAGAATTAGCACAGAGACACTGTGCAGAGGATCAGCAGAGAGTAGTGACAGCAGCTGGATACAGGAGGAAGATACCTGAGCAGTGTTGGCTGAGTCCACCATGAACTatgagaaaacacaaagaaagacatTCAGTTTAATGATTCCAACACTCA
This region includes:
- the arl16 gene encoding ADP-ribosylation factor-like protein 16 isoform X2, giving the protein MGPIWPSYFKDCCSVIFMVDSANTAQVSSSCIQLLSLLSADPLHSVSVLILFNKRDMPCTMSLIEMKSLFRLDDIIASATQPIRTLELSARSGEGLQEVLNWLESIIVK
- the arl16 gene encoding ADP-ribosylation factor-like protein 16 isoform X1; amino-acid sequence: MSSNDICLVLGATGVGKTLLLKRLQKLSLHGLGGLGDTPPTLPTVGTNLTDLTLKKKKVTLRELGGCMGPIWPSYFKDCCSVIFMVDSANTAQVSSSCIQLLSLLSADPLHSVSVLILFNKRDMPCTMSLIEMKSLFRLDDIIASATQPIRTLELSARSGEGLQEVLNWLESIIVK